One window of the Euwallacea similis isolate ESF13 chromosome 28, ESF131.1, whole genome shotgun sequence genome contains the following:
- the mio gene encoding GATOR2 complex protein MIOS, whose translation MAAKLEVMWSPIANRFILWGGDIITCYQIKPSRERIFTAGVYNVSNTHIAEMICVANNQHQVKCMDIYPHSQGDEVVALGGSGGKITVTYMAKLAWDGSGLPKREFSSKFPRPCTSVHFNPVDSNLLAVGLEKYKPDSSVMIFDVAQVCAKRDITIGFVTSSNISELSKPLYEFGLSDHCQHLCWFYNNSKILATGINMKYIRLFDIRDPSRMVSFTVTKAALGVCTNPRDDKYLASYFESQVYVWDTRNLEKPIQVLPQARPVLKMGWCPTKSNVLSVLQRDHGYISLYDIQNPSVGNPDVEPVIMERLINLKSSGPVASFSWHPTDENRILSCSYTNISGKYEIQDYPVHDRITLNLTPYFELFWPCGKKMLKCLQLKTVPEFSDISMKIQERAKAQYGLEEELYKHSQIVKEDEILSNVWNWLHLSAKLVEDGRVVATSLSTSYKHPGVLSVLTCNYETTPSEVVTIPWLELAHQNCKGSVKFYVRTDRSMSLQLCSWPMNNDINGITTFVENLEREGAYSRAAAIAVFNLQISLAIEVLNRAPVEIGLNYVGIALAGFSNDDDSNWKRFCGTALKKISDPYLKAMFSFLLASSGNYDCVLKETDIIVDDRVGFALVFLPDHKLLDYLNKLSSDLCEKGNLDGLLLTGNTSQGLKLLQNYLDCTADIQSTTLIAVRAFPHELDSPHVKRWIEDYQELLNRWKYWFERADFDLMLVKAKNERPLPQVYMSCTYCGKNISAHLRSLKNQQFSRISVAGAANKLTGCPHCRKPLPRCIICLMTMGTPVEDADDTRGQSFDNWFTWCQSCRHGGHSKHMTSWFEEHQECPMVGCSCKCFSLDFTTPAN comes from the coding sequence atggCTGCAAAACTTGAAGTAATGTGGAGCCCTATAGCAAACCGTTTCATTCTTTGGGGTGGCGATATCATCACCTGCTATCAAATAAAACCAAGCCGAGAAAGAATATTTACTGCTGGTGTCTATAACGTGTCAAATACACACATTGCTGAAATGATCTGTGTGGCAAACAATCAACATCAAGTAAAATGCATGGATATCTACCCACATTCGCAAGGCGACGAAGTGGTAGCTTTAGGAGGCAGCGGTGGGAAAATCACAGTAACTTACATGGCCAAATTGGCTTGGGATGGAAGTGGATTACCCAAACGTGAGTTCAGTTCAAAGTTCCCTAGACCATGCACGTCAGTTCATTTTAATCCAGTGGACTCAAATTTATTAGCAGTGGGCTTGGAGAAATACAAACCAGACAGTTCTGTGATGATATTTGATGTAGCCCAGGTGTGTGCAAAAAGGGACATTACTATAGGTTTTGTAACATCAAGCAACATATCTGAATTGAGTAAACCTCTTTATGAATTTGGTTTATCAGATCATTGCCAACACTTATGTTGGTTTTATAACAATAGCAAAATTCTAGCCACTGGAATTAATATGAAGTACATAAGGCTGTTTGATATCAGAGATCCTTCTCGAATGGTCAGTTTTACAGTGACAAAGGCAGCTCTGGGGGTATGCACAAACCCAAGAGATGATAAGTACCTCGCCTCATATTTTGAGAGTCAGGTCTATGTGTGGGACACTAGAAACCTTGAAAAACCAATACAGGTTTTGCCTCAAGCAAGGCCTGTGCTGAAAATGGGCTGGTGCCCCACTAAATCTAATGTGTTGTCAGTCCTGCAGCGGGACCATGGTTATATTAGTTTATATGACATTCAAAATCCATCAGTGGGAAATCCAGATGTAGAACCAGTTATAATGGAAAGACTTATCAATCTAAAATCTTCAGGACCAGTAGCTTCATTTAGTTGGCACCCAACAGATGAAAACAGAATCTTAAGTTGTAGTTATACAAATATATCAGGAAAATATGAGATTCAAGACTACCCTGTTCATGATCGAATCACCCTGAATTTGACACCATACTTTGAATTGTTTTGGCCTTGTGGgaagaaaatgttaaagtgTTTGCAACTCAAGACTGTTCCTGAGTTTAGTgatatttctatgaaaattcaGGAACGCGCGAAAGCCCAATATGGATTAGAAGAAGAGCTATACAAACATTCCCAAATAGTCAAAGAAGATGAGATATTGTCAAATGTTTGGAATTGGTTGCATTTGAGTGCAAAACTAGTAGAAGACGGACGAGTTGTAGCAACAAGTCTGAGCACCAGTTATAAGCATCCAGGCGTTTTGTCAGTCTTAACATGTAATTATGAAACTACCCCCTCAGAAGTTGTTACCATTCCTTGGCTAGAGTTAGCTCACCAAAACTGCAAAGGCTctgtgaaattttatgtgcGCACTGACCGCAGTATGAGCTTGCAATTGTGCAGTTGGCCAATGAATAATGACATCAATGGAATCACTACATTTGTGGAAAATCTTGAGCGGGAAGGTGCTTACTCCCGTGCAGCTGCTATTGCAGTTttcaatttgcaaatttctttAGCAATAGAGGTGCTGAATAGGGCACCAGTGGAGATTGGTCTCAACTATGTTGGTATTGCCCTAGCTGGGTTCTCAAATGATGATGATAGCAATTGGAAAAGATTTTGTGGAACTGCCTTAAAGAAAATCTCAGATCCGTACCTGAAAGCCATGTTTAGTTTCTTACTTGCCAGTTCAGGGAATTATGATTGTGTTTTGAAGGAAACTGACATTATTGTGGACGACCGAGTGGGCTTTGCCCTTGTATTTTTACCTGATCATAAGTTGTtagattatttgaataaacttAGTTCAGATTTATgcgaaaaaggaaatttagatGGTTTATTGCTAACAGGGAATACTTCGCAAGGCCTAAAATTACTTCAGAATTACTTAGATTGTACTGCTGATATCCAGTCTACAACCCTTATTGCCGTTCGGGCGTTTCCACATGAACTAGATTCCCCTCACGTgaaacgttggatagaggATTACCAAGAACTACTAAATCGATGGAAGTACTGGTTCGAGCGTGCCGACTTTGATCTCATGCTTGTGAAAGCCAAAAACGAAAGACCGCTCCCACAAGTGTATATGTCGTGCACTTATTgcggaaaaaatatttctgctCATTTGAGATCCTTGAAAAACCAACAGTTTTCAAGAATAAGCGTCGCTGGAGCTGCAAATAAACTCACTGGCTGCCCGCATTGCCGCAAACCGTTGCCCAGGTGCATAATATGCCTGATGACCATGGGAACACCAGTAGAAGATGCGGATGATACCAGAGGCCAGTCTTTCGACAATTGGTTCACCTGGTGCCAGAGCTGCCGCCATGGGGGACACTCAAAACACATGACTAgttggtttgaagaacatcaGGAATGCCCGATGGTGGGATGTTCTTGTAAGTGTTTTTCTCTCGATTTTACTACTcctgcaaattaa
- the LOC136417445 gene encoding ribosomal RNA-processing protein 8-like, with the protein MSFFNIAGSKDWGTTDAGEKLWETFNKDKKNNENGKRKIKVKDKKGTINRISANLLNKKDEMLRTMKKKILKPSRPDEIPLNNSYSPEDYHMRHNKKNLKRKRNGSSILCKSTAKKAKKEITGLSTKVIPKIAAKVSKKANNSKQKNLKSKESCSSKNGQNPNTSFDTPQTQKSKQKLKKLKQYLEKKGQQQLPRPKLTEKQSNLPLRERMMRKLQAARFRYLNEQIYTTTGNQTEKAFRRDPEAFKAYHEGYKLQVKRWPLNPLDKIIKSVLKMDKNLVIADFGCGEAKLAQSVDQKVHSFDLVAANQEVTACDMAHVPLSDSSVDIVVFCLSLMGTNLGDYLLEANRVLKNGGLLKISEVESRFEDVDDFVKKCNKYGFKKTWMDLSYNLFYFIDFRKIASVGDKKKLPAIALQPCLYKKR; encoded by the exons atgtcattttttaacattgccGGCTCAAAAGACTGGGGGACTACTGATGCGGGGGAAAAATTGTGGGAAACGTTTAATAAG gacaagaaaaataatgaaaacggcaaaagaaaaatcaaagtaaAAGACAAAAAAGGCACTATTAACAGAATTagtgcaaatttattaaataagaaaGATGAAATGTTGAGaaccatgaaaaaaaaaattttaaaaccgtCTCGTCCAGACGAAATTCCCCTTAATAATTCTTATTCTCCAGAAGATTATCATATGagacataacaaaaaaaatttaaaaagaaagcGCAACGGTTCGTCTATCTTGTGTAAATCCACCgctaaaaaagctaaaaaggaaataactGGATTAAGTACTAAAGTTATCCCAAAAATTGCAGCTAAAGTGtcaaaaaaagcaaacaatTCAAAACAGAAAAACTTGAAGTCAAAAGAATCATGCTCATCCAAAAATGGACAAAATCCGAACACGTCTTTTGACACTCCCCAAACCcaaaaaagcaaacaaaagctcaaaaaactaaaacaatatttagaaaaaaaaggacAACAGCAGCTTCCTCGGCCTAAACTGACTGAAAAGCAATCCAATTTGCCGTTAAGAGAAAGAATGATGAGGAAGCTACAAGCAGCTAGATTTCGATACTTAAATGAGCAAATTTATACTACCACTGGCAATCAAACAGAAAAGGCTTTTAGGCGGGATCCGGAGGCCTTCAAGGCGTACCACGAAGGTTACAAGTTACAGGTGAAGCGGTGGCCCCTAAATCCACTAGACAAGATTATCAAATctgtattgaaaat GGACAAAAATCTGGTAATAGCCGACTTTGGTTGTGGAGAAGCAAAGCTAGCTCAATCAGTAGATCAAAAGGTTCACTCCTTTGACCTGGTGGCAGCAAACCAAGAAGTCACTGCTTGTGATATGGCCCATGTACCCTTAAGTGACTCTTCGGTAGATATTGTAGTATTCTGCTTGTCTTTGATGGGCACAAATTTGGGAGATTATTTACTAGAAGCTAATAGAGTTCTTAAAAACGG agGTTTGCTTAAAATCAGCGAAGTCGAAAGCCGATTTGAAGACGTCGACGATTTTGTGAAGAAATGCAATAAATACGGTTTTAAGAAGACTTGGATGGATCTCTCTTATAAcctgttttattttatagattttagGAAGATCGCAAGTGTTGGAGATAAAAAGAAACTGCCGGCTATTGCTTTACAACCCTGTCTTTATAAAAaacgataa